The genomic region attgtaatgggagatgaggagatggcagaggaactgaacaagtattttgcatcagtcttcactgaggaagacagcaggataccggacactcaagggtggcagggaagagaagtgtgcgcagtcacaattacgacagagaaagtactcaggaagctgaataggctaaaggtcgataaatctcctggaccagatggaatgcaccctcgtgttctgaaggaagtagctgtggagattgcggaggcattagcgatgatctttcaaaagtcgatagattctggcatggttccggaggactggaagattgcaaatgtcactccgctatttaagaagggggcaaaaaagcaaaaaggaaattatagacctgttagcttgacgtcggtggttgggaagttgttggagtcgattgtcaaggatgaggttacagagtacctggaggcatatgacaagataggcagaactcagcatggattccttaaaggaaaatcctgcctgacaaacctattacaattttttgaggaaattaccagtaggctagacaagggagatgcagtggatgttgtatatttggattttcagaaggcctttgacaaggtgccacgcatgaggctgcttaacaagataagagcccgtggaattacaggaaagttacatacgtggatagagcattggctgattggcaggaaacagagagtgggaataaagggatcctattctggttggctgccggttaccaatggtgttccacagggatcagtgttggggccgcttctttttacattgtacatcaacgatttggattatggaatagatggctttgtggctaagtttgctgatgatacgaagataggtggaggggccggtagtgctgaggaaacggagagtctgcagagagacttggatagcttggaagaatgggcagagaagtggcaaatgaagtacaatgttggaaagtgtatggttatgcactttggcagaaaaaataaacgggcagactattatttaaatggggaaagaattcaaagctctgagatgcaacgggacttgggagtcctcgtacaggattcccttaaagttaacctccaggttgagtcggtagtgaagaaggcgaatgcaatgttggcattcatttctagaggaatagagtataggagcagggatgtgatgttgaggctctataaggcgctggtgagacctcacttggagtactgtgggcagttttggtctccttacttaagaaaggatgtgctgacgttggagaggatacagagaagatttactagaatgattccgggaatgagagggttaacatatgaggaacgtttgtccgctcttggactgtattccttggagtttagaagaatgaggggagacctcatagaaacatttcgaatgttaaaaggcatggacaaagtggatgtggcaaagttgtttcccatgatgggggagtccagtacgagagggcatgacttcaggattgaagggcgccctttcagaacagaaatgtgaaaaaatttttttagtcagagggtggtgaatctatggaatttgttgccatgggcagcagtggaggccaagtcattgggtgcatttaaggcagagattgataggtatctgagtagccagggcatcaaaggttatggtgagaaggcggggcagtgggactaaataggataaaatggatcagctcatgataaaatggcggagcaaatgcgatgggctgaatagcctacttctcctttgtcttatggtcttatggtaattaCTTATGAGTTTTTATAATACAATTCTTAAAGAACTGAATTTCAAGAGtgggcatgggtttaaggtgagaggagtaaGAAATTTGCAGGGGTCTTATTTCACCTGGAAGATGATTgcaatctggaatgcactgcccgaaaGGGTCATGGTGGCAGAGGGACTCACAGTACTTAACAAGCATTTGGACAGACGTTTGAATTGCCAAAGCAGTGTAGACTACCAACCATGCTGGTAAATGAGATTAGTATAGATACCGTAGATATTTGATGATCAGTATATACATGTACtatttatgtgctatttggcatTCTGTGAATGAGTTATTTGTGCTCCATTACCAATAATTACCACTGTGTCCTTTGATTTGCAGATGATTGCCAAAGAAGGTTGTGAAGTTTTGACTGTGTCAGAACTACAGACAGCATGTAGAGCAAGGGGTATGAGATCATTGGGATTGACAGAAAAGCAGCTAAGGGAACAGCTCACTCAGGTGATGAACGTGGAGAAGTAACTGAGCAAATACTGCAGCATTTATGTCATCGGATCACCAATCTGCCAATGAAACAAGTACAAAATATGCCTTTTGTGACTTATTAAGCCAATTTAATGTTGAAAATTGAAGTCTCTTACTAAGATGCTTCCTCTTAATATGCTATTAGCAAAGTTGTAATGGCCTTCAGATTTATGGTGAAAAACAGGGAATCTGGCTAGTAAGTGACTAGACCAGTTCCACATTGGTTTTCTGGGTGCCACACCAGCTCTGGCTGCTGTTCTTTTTCATTTACATTGTGCGGTTAGTATTCCTAACAATAACTATGATGGAAATTTGGTTATGACTGGGGAGTAACTTACATGAGCTTTGCTATTTATGTGCTTAACAGAATTTTAGTGAATAATATCAGCATCACCAAAATTTAGCAGATATTAGCCTAGAATGTTTTGAATGTTGAATTTTTCCTGTTTTACTAGTTGTTGGTGTGAACATAGGAGTCTGAACTTTAATTCTGATAGATTGGAATGCTGTCAGTTGTTTAAAAATGATCTGAACCAGGACTTTGGATTTAATTAGAAGTGAAGAGAGAAGCAGGTGTTCAGTCTGATCCTGGATGGAAGGTTTGTTATTTGAAAATTCTAATAAGCCTCTGAGGCTTCATTTCCACAAACCTCTTATTTTCCATCCGGCTGGCTTTTCCAATCTTCTAAGAACCTGGCATTTAAAAACATCCAAGGATAGTTTTTCCATGAAGTTTGTTCCTTTGGGCCAGCAATGTTAAGAATGTGTACTTCAGGCCCATCCCCAATAATCTACCCCTCATGTTAGGCTCTTACACTTGCAAGGAATTTCTGTTGCTGCTTTCTGATTATCTCCCTCCAACTACCCAAGGTTTGTCAACAGTCCTTTCATGATGGGAAGTCCCTTACTGAGAAGGTAAGCAGACTGTCTCATCTGATGTCAGTACTCCTTATGATATTGGTGACAAGCATTACCCTCAGTCTGGTTTAAGGCAGTATTGATAGCTCTAGCCCAACCTCTCTGTCCCCAGTGCCTCCAGGTTCCTCATTACCTTCACTATTCCTATCTTACAAATCTCTCCTTGAGCTGTCTGAAATCTGAGGGGCCTCCAAACTACTTGTTAGGTACTCTATTTAGCTGATCTTTCAAGAACTTCAGttttctacaaaccccatttccagaaaagttgggatattttccaaaatgcaataaaaacaaaaacctgtgatatgttaattcacgtgaacctttatttaactgacaaaagtacaaagaaaagattttcaatagttttactgaccaacttaattggtattttgtaaacatacacaaatttagaatttgatggctgcaacacactcaacaaaagttgggacagaggcatgtttaccattgtgttacatcacctttccttttaataacactttttaatcgttttggaacagaggatactaattgtagtagatttgcaattggaaactttgtccattcttgcttgatataagacttcagctgctcaacagtccatggtcttcgttgtctgattctcctcttcatgatgcgccatacattttcaataggagatagatctggactggcagcaggccagtcaagcacacgcactctgtgtctacaaagccatgctgttgtagcccgtgcagaatgtggtctggcattgtcctgctgaaataagcatggacgtcctgggaagagacgtcgccttgatggcaacatgtgtctctctaaaatcctaatatatgcctcagagtcaatggtaccttcacatacatgcaactcacccatgccgtgggcactgatgcacccccataccatcacagatgctggcttttgcacctttcgctgataacaatctggatggtcattttcatctttggcacggagaactcgacgcccgtttttttcgaaaactagctgaaatgtggactcatctgcccacagcacacggttccacagtctttcggtccacctgagatgagctcgggcccagagaactcgccagtgtttctgcatagagttgatgtatggcttcctccttgtgtaatacagtttcaagttgcatttctggatgcagcgatggactgtgttgagtgacaatggttttctgaagtactcctgagcccaggtggctataattgtcacagtagcatgacggtttcttaggcagtgccgcctgagggctcgaagatgacgcgcattcaacagtggtttccgaccttgccctttacgcactgagatgtctctgaattcgctgaatcttttcacaatattatgtactgtagatgttgaaagacctaaattctctgcaatcctGCGTTGAGAAATGATCCTTTTGAACTGATTAACAATTCTGTCATGAATTTTGGTTCAAAAGGGTGAGTcatgacccatccttgcttgcaaagaatgatcctttgatggacgctacttttatacccagttatgatacctcacctgctaccaattagcctgcttaatgtggagtcttccaaactggtgttacttgaatattctgtacaCTTCTCAATCTTATTtgaactctgtcccaacttttgagtgtgttgcagccatcaaattctaaatttgtgtatatttacaaaatacaattaggttggtcagtaaaactattgaaaatcttttctttgtacttttgtcagttaaataaaggttcaagtgaattaacatatcacagacttttgtttttattgcattttggaaaatatcccaacttttctagaaatggggtttgtagatctCTAGACCTCTCAATGCAATTGTCCTATGGTTAAAATCCAGCACACACCCTCCTTGTCTGTCTTCAATTTATTTGAGCCACTAGATTGTGTATAGTCtatttttttaaagttattttaAGCTGGTTGGTGGTGGTTATAAACATATCCGTCCCAGGGTAGAGAATTGATGTCCAGGGTAAGTAAAGAGGATAGTGGAGCAATCTGCTTAATGCATCTGCAGACTGACAGCTAGGACAGAAGACCAGCTTTGTAATACATTCAGGCCATCGTTCAGCATCACATTACATTACTTTGAACAAAATGAGGATGATCTGCTCATCTGAGAAAGGATTGGAGAGTTCATACACAATTATCATGAGCATATATTTAAGCTTCCAGACCTGGCAACCGGCGGTTTCTTTGAGGACGTCCACTGTTTAATTTAACATTCTGACAGGGCAAAGCTTAGAGTATACTGGATGTTTTGTGAAAGGGCAGCTTCTTAGTTTAATTCAGTCTTAATTAGTACAATGCAAAGCTGAATTTGCTCTTTGCCCTCATTTTAGATAACCTCAAATATTTTCACTCTTTGCTTGGACCAGGGCAGACCAACTACAGAGTTAACTTGTTATTACGCTGATAGACTAAGGCAAACAATATAACCAGTAGCTGAGTAACCCTTTAAATAACCAATCCCAGAAAATTTTTATTAGATTTCATTAAAGGGGAAGAATTTTCAAAAGTCTTGTTTTAGCTAAAGTCCTTCACTCTATTATGAAATTGTTTTATCTCTCTCAGAGAGGGAAATGAAGTACCTTGTTTCTCCCCCAGTGGCTTGAGTTGCATCTGAAGGAGAACGTGCCTCCGTCACTGCTGTTGTTGTCTCGTGCTATGTATCTGACTGATAGCAAGCCAAAATTTAATGTGCACCAAGTGCCAATAATCCAGGTGAATTTCTTTGAATGTACTTTCATTTCCAAAATATCAATATGTACTGTAATTTGGTATTGCTTATGAGACCAGTGATAATAAAGATATGATTGAGATGAAAACACAACTTGTGTCAAAACTATGCCATTATTACATGGTTATAGTAAAGACTGGAAAATAAGCCATTTTGACCTAACACACTTGTTTGAACCTGAATCTAAATTTGTTGAATCTAagctccaatgggatcccaccaccaagcacacctttcccaccccccactttctgctttccacagagattgctcccaagtctatttgtccctccccactgatctccctcctgacacttacctttgcaagtggaacaagtgctactcctgcccctatacctcctctttcactactattcaggactccaaacagtccttccaggtgaggtgacacttagGTGAGTCTGTTgaagtcatctattgtatctggtgctcccagtgtagcctcctgtacattggtgagacctggcatagattgggagaccactttgccgagcacTTATACTCCGGCTGCCAGAAATAaatgggatttcccagtggccacccattttaattccacttcccattcccattccagcacgtcagtccatggcttcctctgctGTTGGGATGAGACCatactcagggtggaggagcaacaccttgtatactgcctgggtagcctccgatctaatagcatgaacattgatttcttgaacttctggtaatgtcacCCCCTTCAacattccctattcccatttccctctctcaccttatcgccttatctgcccatcacctttcTCTGGTTCTCCTGcttcttctttcttctatggccttctgtcctctcctatcagattcacccttctccagccctgtatctctttcaccaatcaacttcccagctctttacttcacccttctctccccccaccagcttcacctatcaccttgtgtttcttcctcccctcccctcgccTTCGTACTCTGACacctcatccttttttctccagccctgcagaagagtctcagcccgaaacttcagctgtactctcttccataaatactgcctggcctgctgagttcctgcagcattttgtgttgtgttgTTGACAGAGTGATCTTTGGGCAATTTACTGCTATAGCAATTTATAAAAGAAAGTATAAATTTATCTTTTTAAAGAAAAAAGCAAATGGGAAGAGTAATATAAGGAAGCATTTGTCTCCATTTTCTGCAGAGCATTATAACTGAGCATTTAATTACAAAAGTTATCTTGACCTGTActatttgtacttactgtgatttTTATCTTCCAGCTGGGAATTACTAGTTCACTGAAAAAAGAGCCACCAACGAAAGAGATTACTGAAGGACAAACTTTACCAAGCTCTGACAGATCTGACCCGGCCATGAAAGACATCAAGGTATGAATGTATCCGCAAACATTGTGCTTTAAGTAATGTCCATTTCTGCTAAAATGTGTTTTGTGATAAAGGTAACATAATCATTGTTAAATAAAAATCAACATATTAAAGTTTACTCAAAGGGACAGCAGCATATACTACAAGTACATGGAGAACTGAAATGGAGGTTTGGCCTTGAGGAGGTAAGGAAAGATCAGAAGTCAGtccctttcccttctcctagCTTTATCATCTTTGAAAAACAAGTAAAATTAAGACACAGCAATTTCTCCAGTTTGGGTCATTGTGTTAAAGTTAGTTGTGCATATAAACAATATTTTAATAGGCACAAagttcccctcaaaactaatcaataagctaggCCTTGATACTGCTTTGCattctcgatttcctcacttgcagactctgATCAGTTCAGTTTGGCAAtggcatctccttcacaatcaccacagcacaggtgcaccataaggctgtgtgttTAACCCATGCTCttcttgctttatacttatggctgcgaggctaagtacagctgcaATGCCATATTTAGGTTTTCTGACTATACCactattggctgaatcaaaggtggtgacaaatcagcaaacAGGGtgaagactgaaaatctgactggtattacaacaacaacctctcactcaacgtcagcaaaaccaaataATTGACTATTGCCAACAGGATGAGAAACCGGAGGTCTATGattcagtcctcatcaggggatcagagttggagaagatcgtcaactttaagttcctcagcattatttcagatctgtcctggatccagcatgtaagtgctgTTACAAAGAAAGTACGACAGCATCTTTACTTAGAAGTTCGCAaacatttggcatgtcatctaaaaatttgacaaacttctatagatgcaccgtggagagtatactgactggttgtttcacagcctggcatggaaacaccaatgctcttcaatggaaaagcctacaaaaagcaatggatatagtccagtccatcacaggtaatgtTCTccacatcattgagcacatctgcaagggaCACTgaagcaggaaagcagcatccattattaagtctctccaccatccagtccatactctcttcttgctgctgctaacaggaaggaggtacaggagcctttggtcccacaccaccaggttcaagagcagtttattatccttcaaccagcaggctcctgaaccaggagacacatacaaaatgctggaggaactcagcaggccaggcagcatctatggaaaagagtacagttgatgttttgggccgagacccttcattgggactggaaaataagatgaggaaacactcctcatcttttttttccagtcttggtgaaggatctcagccggaaacgtcgacgATACTCTtatccatagaagctgcctggcctgctgagttcctccagctttttatgtgtgtgttgcttggatttccagcattttcagattttctcttgtttgtgattgggctcctgaaccagagtggattactttatttatcccaaCACAACTGATGCCAcaatttatggactcactttcaaggactctacaactcatgttctcaatacgaattatttattgattaattgctattatttgtatttgcacaatttgtcatcttttgcaaattggttatttgtcagtctttgtagtgcagtttttcattgatctattttgtttctttgtatttactgtgagtgcctgcaagcAAATAAATCTCAGcgaagtatatggtgacatatatgtacagtactttgataataaatttactttgaactttgaacctggaGTTCAAATTAAAACACAATGCTCTCTTTTACCCTTGACACTGTTGTCTATTTGGAGACTTGATCAGTTGTGAAGAGCTTGGAAATTCTTCAGCATAAACCTTTTGTAAATTTACTGCTGTGCAGTTTCATGACTCTAAGTTTCTTTTCTTGTTTGCAGGATCAAGAGATTAAAAAATCCCAGAAAACCAAGGCCACTGTGAATGGATCATGATGAATGTAGTTACTTGGCGATGCAAGAATTTCGCACCATGGGGAAACTGTTAAAGGGACTTCATTTCTAGTTGGGCAATAACACTAATAAACATGAAAGAGGGATGGAAATATCTCCACGGCTAGCTCTCCTGTTTAAAATGGGATATCACTCACAAAACCTTTGTATGAAAGCTGCAGCTGAACAGAATCCAGCCCCGTTCAATATGAAAAAAGGCAAAGTAATCATGAATAATAATGTATCTGTAAACTAATGATTTGTCTCATAAGGCAATGGCACTGGAACTAGGACAGGTAATATAATCCCACTCTGCTTACCTACACAATGCATAGAAAGTTCACATTGCCATGTAAAAACATTATCTCTAGAACATCTCATGAATTTCGAACAAGAACACATTAGTGGGGGGTTACAATCCATGTCACAATTTGcagtgtgattttttaaaaatgttatcaTTTTATGACACACAAACTGACATATTTATATATACTTGCTGCTGCCACCACTGGGAATGGGACAAATTCACACAAACCTTCTCCTAATTGTAGCTGTTGTGTTTGCAGATAAAATGTGGCTCTTAGCATGTCTTTTAACAGGGATGGATGTTATGCTAGTAGAGTGAAAAAGGAACTAAGCTGGTCACACTTGACAAAAATGTTCCTTTTGCCAAGATTGCCAAATCCTCAGGTACCATTTATACCTAGGAAAGACAATTTATTGCAGAATGCATCATCTTAAATTATTTGTGTCTGGTGCTAAACATGACTTTTGGTTATGCTGTATTCTTAGGCTTGTAGAAATACTGAAAAAATAACATAAGCTCATCCTTTCTGATATGGAGGTGTACTGTTTTATTAATTCATAACTAAATACTTACCTTATTTTGTGAATCTGTCTGTTGCCTTGGGTGATTATTTGTTCAAAGTGGCGATGAGCCAAAACACTGGTCTATTGCAAGG from Mobula birostris isolate sMobBir1 chromosome 8, sMobBir1.hap1, whole genome shotgun sequence harbors:
- the letm2 gene encoding LETM1 domain-containing protein LETM2, mitochondrial isoform X7; this encodes MLPSTFETKLSQEEKQKKTMAAKLEIAKFLQETIVEMAKRNKTKSGAATEQFSSYVQKVRHSGEHPSTKDIVRFSKLFEDELTLEHLSRPQLVALCRLLELQPIGTNNLLRFQLQMELRSIKADDEMIAKEGCEVLTVSELQTACRARGMRSLGLTEKQLREQLTQWLELHLKENVPPSLLLLSRAMYLTDSKPKFNVHQVPIIQLGITSSLKKEPPTKEITEGQTLPSSDRSDPAMKDIKDQEIKKSQKTKATVNGS